CGCTCACCCCTGTCCCGCAGCGTCCAGGCTGTGATGACGGCGGCGACCATGAGGAGCAAGACGCCGCCGAGCGCGCCCGGGACGCCGGCGATGCCGGCGCCGACCACTCCGGCGGCGGCGAGTGCGGCCCCGGCCGTCACGATCACTTCGCGTGGTTCCGTCTCGATCCCGAGCCGGTGCAGCACGGTGCGCGGCGTGGACGCCCGGGCGGCACCCGGGCGCAGAGTGTCGACCAGGGAGCCGGCCCGTACGTGCGCCCTCAGCACCTGCGGGGTGGGCGCTCTCACCCGTCGGCCTTCCACACGACGTGGATGCCCCGCTCCCGGGACGCCTCGGCGACGGCGCTCACCCGGCGCGCCCCGTCGCCGCGCCGCTCGACGTGGACGAACAGGTCCAGCGACGCGAGCACGTGCTCGGTCGCGAGTTCCACGGTCAGGTTGGCGTCGGCCGCGACGATCATCGTCACCAGGCGACGGAGGGCATCGGTGGGACTGTTGGCGTGGCAGGTGGTGAGCGAACCCTCATGACCGGTGTTCATCGCCTGGACCATGTCCAGCGCCTCCGGGCCGCGGACCTCACCCACGACGAAGCGGTCGGGCCGCATGCGCAGCGCCGTCCGCACGAGGCGACGGATGGAGACCTCGCCGACGCCATCCACGTTGGCCGGCCGGGCCTCGAGTCGCACGACATGAGGGTGGTCCAGCGCGAGTTCGGCCGCGTCCTCCACCGTGACGATGCGTTCGCCGTCGTCGACCTCCGCGGCGAGGGCGTTCAGCAGTGAGGTCTTGCCGGCACCGGTCCCTCCGGTCACCACGATGTTGCGGTGTCGGGCCACGGCCCGACCGAGTTGCGCGGCCACCTCCGGTCCGGTGAAGTCGGCCACGGTGAGCGGGAGCGGGGCGAAACGTCTGATGGTCACGTAGGGCCCGTCCACGGCGAGCGGCGGCACG
This is a stretch of genomic DNA from Acidimicrobiales bacterium. It encodes these proteins:
- a CDS encoding ATPase, T2SS/T4P/T4SS family; translation: MNASIVAELHDDLAAEHAPVDPERLISEVARRRPLLGEDERARVVADVLARVGGLGPLEVLLAAPDVSEVMVNGPGPVWVERAGRVERTSIELDAATIGIVIERIVGPLGLRVDRSVPIVDARLGDGSRVCVVVPPLAVDGPYVTIRRFAPLPLTVADFTGPEVAAQLGRAVARHRNIVVTGGTGAGKTSLLNALAAEVDDGERIVTVEDAAELALDHPHVVRLEARPANVDGVGEVSIRRLVRTALRMRPDRFVVGEVRGPEALDMVQAMNTGHEGSLTTCHANSPTDALRRLVTMIVAADANLTVELATEHVLASLDLFVHVERRGDGARRVSAVAEASRERGIHVVWKADG